In Arthrobacter sp. B3I9, the following are encoded in one genomic region:
- a CDS encoding vWA domain-containing protein yields MTDSALTHVYVLLDRSGSMSAIADDTVGGFAAFVRDQQSVTGRCRLSLAQFDDSYERVYDAVDIQGVPALELHPRGSTALHDAMVRLIGDAGTELASLPEDQRPGTVLVTVLTDGQENSSREASGAMVKALVERQQKQWGWQFTYLGANQDAVLTAGGLGIRAEDALTYAVGNVDAAFSVQSAKTRRLREARIGGASMADAAAAAAYTAEERRSARGKPPRT; encoded by the coding sequence ATGACAGATTCTGCCCTTACCCACGTCTACGTCCTCCTGGACCGGTCGGGGTCCATGAGTGCCATCGCGGACGACACCGTGGGCGGTTTCGCTGCCTTCGTCCGCGATCAGCAGTCTGTGACCGGCCGCTGCCGGCTCTCCCTCGCCCAGTTCGACGACAGCTATGAGCGGGTCTACGACGCCGTGGACATCCAGGGTGTGCCTGCCCTGGAACTGCACCCGCGCGGCAGCACCGCCCTGCACGACGCCATGGTGCGGCTCATCGGGGATGCCGGCACCGAGCTGGCGTCGCTGCCGGAAGACCAGCGCCCGGGCACGGTCCTCGTCACCGTTCTGACCGACGGCCAGGAGAACTCCTCGCGGGAGGCGTCGGGAGCCATGGTCAAGGCACTCGTCGAACGGCAGCAGAAACAGTGGGGGTGGCAGTTCACGTACTTGGGCGCCAACCAGGACGCCGTGCTGACGGCCGGCGGCCTGGGGATCCGGGCGGAGGACGCGTTGACGTATGCCGTGGGCAACGTGGACGCTGCCTTTTCGGTCCAGTCGGCCAAGACGCGCCGGCTAAGGGAAGCACGGATTGGCGGCGCCAGCATGGCGGATGCCGCGGCCGCGGCCGCCTACACCGCGGAAGAGCGGCGTTCCGCCCGGGGAAAGCCGCCCCGGACCTAG
- a CDS encoding TetR/AcrR family transcriptional regulator gives MTNSANISGGLRERKRAATRAAITAIARSLTSEHGLNGYTVEEVCERAGISRRTFFNYFPTKEDAIIGHVDDDFPEEFVSRFIAGGAGSPAGVISASMLSDLVKVSLELSERMTSSEEETRQLIGVIQKEPQLMLRIIGASEEREAEFARMLAAREGVPDDHPVVRMAVSLFGSIARRTSADYFSAGNTRPYREMLLENVEAARTLFSQTLDILPSHPTEGSP, from the coding sequence GTGACAAACAGTGCAAATATCAGCGGCGGGCTCCGGGAGCGCAAGCGTGCCGCTACCCGCGCGGCCATCACCGCCATCGCCCGGTCACTGACCTCCGAGCACGGCCTCAACGGCTATACCGTCGAGGAAGTCTGCGAACGGGCGGGCATCTCCCGCCGGACCTTCTTCAACTACTTCCCCACAAAGGAAGACGCGATCATCGGGCACGTCGACGACGATTTTCCGGAAGAGTTCGTCAGCCGCTTCATCGCCGGGGGCGCAGGCTCGCCGGCCGGCGTCATTTCCGCCTCAATGCTCTCCGACCTCGTCAAGGTCTCCCTGGAGCTTTCCGAGCGGATGACCTCCTCCGAGGAAGAAACGCGCCAGCTGATCGGCGTCATCCAAAAAGAACCGCAGCTCATGCTACGGATCATCGGCGCCTCGGAAGAACGCGAGGCCGAGTTCGCTCGGATGCTCGCGGCCCGGGAAGGCGTCCCTGACGACCACCCTGTGGTGCGGATGGCGGTGTCCCTCTTCGGCAGCATCGCTCGGCGGACCAGTGCCGACTACTTCTCCGCGGGCAACACCCGCCCCTACAGGGAGATGCTGCTGGAGAACGTCGAAGCCGCCCGGACCCTGTTTTCCCAGACCCTAGACATCCTGCCGTCCCACCCCACCGAAGGATCCCCATGA
- a CDS encoding MDR family MFS transporter, which translates to MSTAASPNAAAGPLLLTQKRIWIIFSALIAGMLLSSLDQTIVSTAMPTIVGKLGGVEHQAWITTAYLLATTIVMPIYGKFGDILGRRNLFLVAIALFTLASVGCAFATDFWGFVIFRAIQGLGGGGLMILSQAIIADIVPAKERGKYMGPLGAIFGLSAVAGPLLGGYFVDHLTWEWAFYINIPIGIAAFTIAWFTLTLPNKKAEKRIDILGVLLLSAATTCLIFFTDFGGKKDEGWDSPLTWAFGAGLVVAAAAFVMVERRAEDPIIPLSLFKNRIFVNSTAIGFTLGLGMFAAIAFVPTFLQMSSGTSAAESGLLMLPMMVGLMGTAIFSGIRISKTGKYKLFPIVGAALTMGAMLWLTTLTADTPIWVICVQLFVFGAGLGSIMQVIVLVVQNSVPADQIGTATSTNNYFREVGASLGVAVFGSIFTSRLSESLGKAFTGAGASAEQASQSTRTLDPQALSQLPDQLKDAIVNAYADSLAPVFWYLLPFLGIALVLALTLKQIPLSDTAGMVARGEAVGGEEAERLEAERRAGASAADSATVAGADAPASTDDDELITQRR; encoded by the coding sequence ATGAGCACCGCCGCCAGTCCCAACGCAGCAGCCGGGCCGCTGCTGCTGACCCAGAAACGCATCTGGATCATCTTTTCCGCCCTGATCGCCGGCATGCTGCTCTCCAGCCTGGACCAGACCATCGTGTCCACCGCCATGCCCACCATCGTCGGCAAGCTCGGCGGCGTCGAGCACCAGGCATGGATCACCACCGCATACCTGCTGGCCACCACCATCGTGATGCCGATCTACGGCAAGTTCGGCGACATCCTGGGCCGACGGAACCTGTTCCTCGTCGCCATCGCACTGTTCACGCTCGCCTCCGTGGGGTGCGCCTTCGCCACCGACTTCTGGGGCTTCGTGATCTTCCGCGCCATCCAGGGCCTGGGCGGGGGCGGCCTGATGATCCTGTCCCAGGCCATCATCGCCGACATCGTTCCGGCCAAGGAACGCGGCAAGTACATGGGCCCGCTCGGCGCCATCTTCGGCCTCTCCGCCGTCGCCGGCCCCCTCCTAGGCGGCTACTTCGTGGACCACCTGACCTGGGAATGGGCCTTCTACATCAACATTCCGATCGGCATCGCCGCATTCACCATCGCCTGGTTCACCCTGACCCTGCCGAACAAGAAAGCCGAGAAGCGGATCGACATCCTCGGCGTGCTGCTTCTCTCCGCGGCCACCACGTGCCTGATCTTCTTCACCGATTTCGGCGGCAAGAAGGACGAAGGCTGGGATTCGCCGCTGACGTGGGCATTCGGCGCCGGCCTGGTTGTGGCAGCCGCCGCCTTCGTGATGGTGGAACGCCGGGCGGAAGATCCGATCATCCCCCTGAGCCTGTTCAAGAACCGCATCTTCGTAAACTCCACCGCCATCGGCTTCACCCTCGGGCTGGGCATGTTTGCCGCCATCGCGTTCGTTCCCACCTTCCTGCAGATGTCTTCCGGGACCTCGGCCGCCGAATCAGGACTGCTGATGCTGCCGATGATGGTGGGCCTCATGGGCACCGCCATCTTTTCCGGCATCCGGATCTCCAAGACCGGCAAGTATAAGCTGTTCCCCATCGTGGGCGCCGCCCTCACCATGGGCGCCATGCTGTGGCTGACCACTCTGACGGCGGACACCCCGATCTGGGTCATCTGCGTCCAGCTGTTCGTGTTCGGCGCCGGTCTGGGGTCGATCATGCAGGTCATCGTCCTGGTGGTGCAGAACTCCGTCCCGGCGGACCAGATCGGAACCGCCACGAGCACCAACAACTACTTCCGTGAAGTCGGGGCATCCCTGGGCGTGGCTGTCTTCGGATCCATCTTCACGTCCCGGTTGTCCGAGTCCCTCGGCAAGGCCTTCACCGGCGCAGGCGCCTCCGCCGAGCAGGCCTCGCAGTCCACCCGCACTTTGGACCCGCAGGCCCTGAGCCAACTGCCGGACCAGCTCAAGGATGCGATCGTCAATGCCTACGCCGATTCGCTGGCCCCGGTGTTCTGGTACCTGCTGCCCTTCCTCGGCATTGCCCTGGTCCTCGCCCTCACCCTGAAGCAGATTCCGCTTTCGGACACCGCCGGCATGGTGGCCCGTGGCGAGGCCGTGGGCGGCGAGGAGGCCGAGCGCCTCGAGGCCGAACGCCGCGCCGGTGCGTCCGCTGCGGACTCTGCCACCGTTGCCGGTGCCGACGCTCCGGCGTCCACGGACGACGACGAGCTCATCACCCAGCGCCGCTAA
- a CDS encoding alpha/beta fold hydrolase — protein MEATVNEVPVHYAEYGSGTPVLALHGAGVDHREIAGALEPIFSSVPGFRRLYPDLPGMGRTPAPGTVRSNDDVLDILLGFIDTAVGDEPFLVMGQSYGGYLARAIAQLRPDRAVGLALICPVGAHTQDLPAHEVLVSSADLAGELDPDLEAAYRSYFVIQSTETLRRFQQYVAPATSLVDEAGLARIFSNWKLRDRPETAPAYPHPVLVLAGRQDATAGHEGPSDLLEHYPRATLAVLDRAGHALLHEQPDLVQALVSEWLARVRESTTA, from the coding sequence ATGGAAGCCACGGTCAACGAAGTGCCGGTGCATTATGCCGAGTACGGCAGCGGCACGCCGGTGCTCGCGCTCCACGGGGCCGGTGTGGATCACCGCGAGATTGCCGGCGCTCTTGAACCGATTTTCAGCAGCGTGCCCGGCTTTCGGCGGCTTTATCCGGACCTGCCGGGGATGGGCCGCACTCCGGCGCCCGGGACGGTCAGGAGCAACGACGACGTCCTGGACATTCTCCTCGGCTTCATCGACACGGCCGTAGGTGATGAACCGTTTCTCGTCATGGGCCAGTCTTACGGCGGGTACCTGGCTCGGGCGATTGCCCAGCTGAGACCGGACCGCGCTGTGGGGCTGGCGCTCATCTGCCCGGTCGGCGCGCATACGCAGGACCTCCCTGCGCACGAGGTCCTGGTGTCGTCGGCCGATCTTGCCGGGGAACTGGACCCGGATCTCGAGGCCGCGTACCGGAGCTACTTCGTTATCCAGTCGACCGAAACTCTGCGCCGGTTCCAGCAGTATGTGGCTCCCGCGACGTCGCTCGTTGACGAGGCGGGTCTAGCGCGGATCTTCTCGAACTGGAAGCTGCGGGATCGGCCGGAAACCGCACCTGCCTATCCTCATCCCGTCTTGGTTCTTGCCGGACGCCAGGATGCCACCGCAGGGCACGAGGGCCCGTCGGACCTGCTCGAGCACTACCCTCGCGCCACCTTGGCCGTGCTCGACCGCGCCGGCCACGCTCTGCTGCACGAGCAGCCCGACCTCGTGCAGGCCCTTGTTTCCGAATGGCTCGCGCGCGTTCGTGAGTCGACGACGGCGTAA
- a CDS encoding NUDIX domain-containing protein has product MATPDFIVKLRETIGHDMLWIPAVRGVVFDDAGRVLLGQRADNGRWGLIAGILEPGEEPAQGLEREILEETGVVAVAERLVAVDGSGHVTYPNGDVCQFLTLVFRCRYVSGEARVNDDESLAVGWFRPEDFPELIPGHLEGIERAGEADGAAYFQR; this is encoded by the coding sequence ATGGCAACCCCTGACTTCATTGTGAAGCTGCGCGAAACAATCGGGCACGACATGCTCTGGATCCCGGCTGTCCGGGGTGTCGTGTTCGACGATGCCGGCCGCGTGCTGCTCGGCCAGCGCGCCGATAACGGGCGTTGGGGCCTGATCGCCGGCATCCTCGAACCGGGGGAGGAGCCTGCCCAGGGCCTGGAGCGGGAGATCCTCGAGGAGACGGGTGTAGTGGCGGTAGCCGAACGCCTCGTGGCGGTGGATGGGTCCGGCCACGTGACGTATCCGAACGGGGACGTCTGCCAGTTCCTGACGCTGGTGTTTCGCTGCCGGTACGTTTCGGGCGAGGCGCGCGTGAACGACGACGAGTCCCTCGCCGTCGGGTGGTTCCGGCCGGAGGACTTCCCGGAACTCATCCCCGGGCATCTGGAGGGCATCGAACGGGCCGGTGAAGCGGACGGCGCCGCGTACTTCCAGCGCTGA
- a CDS encoding A24 family peptidase yields the protein MIQRLRELGEVAPLASWLVLLACAYFAVVAVRLTVIDVRHHRLPDRIVLPSYAVAGVLLLGAVAAGAGAPATVSGSGGGAVLFGGPGLRVVAGGAALWLFYFLLRALYPPGMGFGDVKLAGVLGMYLGFLGWQHVLAGTFAAFLFGGLWSLGLLVSRRGTLKTSIPFGPFMLAGTVAAMLLPS from the coding sequence GTGATCCAACGACTCCGCGAGCTGGGCGAAGTGGCGCCCCTGGCCTCCTGGCTGGTGCTGCTGGCCTGTGCGTACTTTGCGGTGGTGGCGGTGCGGCTCACAGTGATTGACGTCCGGCACCACCGGCTGCCGGACCGGATCGTCCTCCCGTCCTATGCGGTGGCCGGAGTGCTGCTGCTGGGCGCGGTGGCGGCCGGCGCCGGAGCCCCCGCAACGGTTTCCGGGTCTGGGGGCGGCGCGGTCTTGTTCGGCGGGCCGGGTCTGCGCGTCGTTGCCGGCGGTGCAGCGCTGTGGCTTTTCTACTTTCTGCTCCGGGCCCTTTATCCGCCCGGGATGGGCTTCGGGGACGTGAAGCTCGCCGGGGTCCTCGGCATGTACCTGGGGTTCCTCGGCTGGCAGCATGTCCTGGCCGGGACCTTTGCCGCGTTCCTCTTCGGCGGACTGTGGAGCCTGGGCCTGCTGGTCTCGCGGCGCGGCACCCTGAAAACCAGTATCCCGTTCGGGCCGTTCATGCTCGCCGGAACGGTTGCCGCGATGCTCCTGCCGTCGTGA